The following DNA comes from Augochlora pura isolate Apur16 chromosome 6, APUR_v2.2.1, whole genome shotgun sequence.
ACGCAATCCAATACGATACTCTCTTGCAACCCCTACATTTAagcgaattaaaaatctacCTTGTACACCCATTGCACATaatataaacgaaatttcACACAAGGAACACAgcacaagaaaaagaaaactaatGTCTTGATATCGTGTAGATGAATATCACAGGTACATAGTAAATTTCTAGCTAAATTTGCACCTTCAAAAAAGAAGAGctacttaaataaaaatactagtGGTAGGTATAAATACCGTAAGTAGAACACCttgtatactatttttatttatggcatttaaaaaatgtgttcttaatattagaaaattgataacaaACTACGaagtgtataaatatttacgataaaaaaaacttaagcgtaataaattgtttaaaataaataacagccttagaaaaaatatatatatgtatatatttgaaaCACCTACACGGAtatcaaaaagaaatatttaaaaatatatatatatgtgtatatatatatgtatatacatacacatatacatgcgcactagtaaaataaaataaattacagttatACTATTTATAGTTACCGTAATATTATGTAAACGGCGTTAAGGATGAGAAAAATTAGTTCAATATTAATGACAGTCCTGCCATGCCATAGTAAGTAACTATTCTTGGACATAAATTGGAATAGCCGTTCCTTTGGCCGAAGATCTCATACACACGAAGcatgtaattttatacaagaaGAACAAGAATATCAATACTGCATGGAAGAGTAAAGAATTTGACAATCCTTAATCCCTATATACATGCGCGacaaacttaaaattaatctacATGACTTGAGAATCATTGAAATGAATCTGACTTGTATTTATTTGAGCGACACGCAATTATATCGCGGAGGAACTCCCATTATTACGAATGATtctatggatttttatgcattcatgaatacctctataaaataataccgaCAGACTTTCACTGTTTTGCATTACTTTTAAGCCaacgaaataattgatatagaAAATAAGATTCTGTTCCTACAAAAATgtgttttgcataaaaatccgcagtttattcgcaatataattaaatcgtttcatTGTCAAACACATAGACCCTTCTGTCTAGCAAATAATTGATGTCAGGCAAAAATCGAACGATACCCGTCGTTGAGTAACTCCTTTTTCTCCCAACTGTTGTCACCGTATAAAGCTCCATTACGGATTTATCGGTTTAAATGGAATGCTAATACTATTTACAATGTATTGACTGAATGAACAGGCACACATCCTTCGTAAACGGTATCTTATAGTTCATTAGTGTGCTAGTTCTACTGTATAGCAGACATTCTGGTATGACACAGAGGATTCTGCATTTTAGATTTTCACCAAACAgctttgcaaaataatctctgaCGAGATATCTCTACTAGAAGTAAAGTGTTAGCCATCTAGAGGTGGTCCTAAGTACACCATAGTTACCTCTGTATTTCCATATACAGCAGACACGGATGGATATAATCTTTTATCTGGCAAccctatatgtatatatataatttcatcatTAAAATCACTGTGAATGCTATATTACTAAAAGTAGTTCTCAcacaaaatgaaaagaaaatgctttaaatatcctaaaatatttttacaccaAAATTTCAATGGTATATGTGCCTTTGccaactaatttatttatcactaaaaatttatcgaatattgagATACGATACCTCTAAATGCCACTCCCAAAAATTCGTAATTCTTTTCAAAAGATAATGTGTTATCATCACAATCTAATATTACCCTAATCCTTTCTCCAGcctgttaattataaaattatatgtcTTAACGTATATACCTCTAACGTATATACCttaactgtaatatttaatataatcaaataaatctcACCTGGTACCTGGGAGCATTATTAAGTAATGGATAATTTCCTTGTACATCTCCATTGTGTAACAGATGATTATCTACCAGATTCCATCCCCACGAATGCTCATCGGATCCCAATAATGCTACATACCCATGGCACAATAATGGTGCTTCTCTAGTAGCTATTCCTATGACTGCTACCGTGCCCAATGGTCCTTCCCAAATGATTTCCCATGCGTGTCTACCATGTCGAAAGCCAATTTTACCTCTGCAGGCGTCTGTAATTTGCGCAACTGGGTTTCTGAAAAACAATTAATGAATCTtcaaatactataatttaagaataatCGCGAAATTAGCATAAACattgtacattataatatatctaaacGATTCTTTTTCAAACATCGAGCCTACAGTTTCACGTTAGTCACGGATTGGGACTGTtgattatttagtattatgaATGTACCTGTGCAAAGTGAATCCATTGgagttaatataaatgtttcgtGAACAGTCGAGAGGATTCCACGCGTGATAAAAAGCACGCAGCTTGGATTTATAGGTGGGCACCGATGACAAGATATCGGAGCTGAGAGCCTCCTGTGCCAACTTCCGAATGCAGTGTATCCTCCACGCGTCATTGTTCTCGTCATTCAAGAATTGGTTCCACCGTTTGCAAACCAGCGCGCAGTTTCTCAATGTGTGCAGAtctaaataagaaaatatcgcTTCTAAAACATGATCAGATGTTCGCAGTGCTATATCGTCCATTTTGCCGGTTTTGATCAGGTAAACGAGCGAAACACACACGCGCGGAACCTCACTTCGTATTACTGTATAGGTATCATATCAAACATTAGTGCTGATTCTCACTGTATGTACATTTAGAAGACACTTATGCCATGGACTTAGACTGTAGAAAATACTGTGATACGATACTCCAACTAAATATAACGGTCAGCCAACCAACTACATCTAACTGCAACGGAGACAAGTGGACGACAGAAGCCTAAATTTACAGCATTGCCAGAAGTTGATCACATTACACCCAAACTGagcttctgtctctctccacCAGGGACTCCACTATCGCCTACAAGAGTTATGCTATCGTTACCTTTGGATCGAAGGCATCATTAACGGCCATTGGTCAAATCATTtgctttttaaagaaattaacaaaaaatcgAAGATAATGTGATTGTTCGTGGGATGGTTCgatttataacaatgtttCGACACTGTCATAAGATATAGCTAATTTTGAAGTATTGcttcaaaataagaaatgtCGTTCTTCTTTCCCTCTGATAGCGCGATGTTGTACCAGTCTTTTAAAGTCTTGAAGTTTCAACAAATCGCAAACCGCCATTTTTGCGCCTCTCATAGATTTCGAACGAAATCTTAAAAGTAGGATTGCGGGTTTCTAGCTTCTTAAAATCTACAAGTGTCTAACTGATATAATAGATTTGTCGTTGTTTACATAATACTTCATTAATTAACACGAGACTcctattaatttgaataaattgcgaGGCCTATTTTTGcgtctatttactatttaaaaaatctattttacatCAACACTacttcacagccattagctccatgtTATTATCCATTTTCAATTAGTTCTAGaacaaacgaaattttatcCGATCTATAACtgattggaaatcgaaaattgcatcgattacccgagtctcaccacgtggaggttgctgtaTTGGAGACCCAACTTTCTTACAACGGCGGCTTTCGCTTAATTactaatttgttttaatatataacttaataaatattcacttATTACTTGATGACAGTAATAAGTACTTTGATTAAACtacgttttattatattaggaGATCGTTTTTTAAGTtccgatataatttttagtgtATATTGTTTTTCTCCTAATTttgtgataatatttaattatattcgtcCATAATCTTAACTTCAATGTTCAGCAGTATCATTGATAGCTTTAAATTGTTGGATTCATGTCAATATAATGATAACCTTACCTAGatattgtaaatttgttacaacattttcaaggaaaatgtttatctcaaattatattaaatattttttgcaaatacACTGGACACAACAGATgtcgtttatttaaaagttgaaGCTTCGTTACAAACAGAATTTCACGATGCGAGCCTCAGATGACGCACTAGTCAAACGAATGTGCAAGAAGAGTGGGGCTGCAAGCACAACGAAGTAAGCCAAGCTAGGTTTTCTATCCATGTGCACAACCACGCATACAATCATCATGTTTCTCTCCATTgtatctcgttctctttctagAGTATTTGCACAAAGCTGGATGCATaataaaatggtggggatgcGAGCCAGATTAGAGAGTACGAAAAGTGTGTAGAAATAGGACTCGTTACTGTAGTAGTATCACTACCGTAACCTCACAATTTCGTCACCCTCCGATCCACATGTATGCACAGGTTCGAAGCTGAAGAATGTCGAAGACATCCGTGTAATCCGATTTGGACTGCTTTTATGACTCGGAAGTCACGTTTcgctaattaatttgtttagaattcatgaaaaacgaataaaattcatctTGAACTTAAAAATGCAGTCTTTTACTTATGCAATACGATAAGAAAATACCTTTCCGAAGTAATACCTAGTCGATAAAACCgtgttaatttgttaattgttacCTACGATATTCCACTCtaaatatcatatttctaaattttaggAGCACTTCCGTTATTTTCCCCAACGTTTCATAGAAGGGATGAAAATTCCGAAACGGACATAAAATTCGTTAGCCTATGGGAATGGGAAACAGGAAGAGTGCACATAAAAGACTCGAAACCCTGCTCCGAGAAACGAAGCGCGTCTCCGATAGAGAAAGATGACAGACTCTCGGGGACCTCCACCTTGTACAGATTGTATCGATTTGATTCCTGAGGGTTCGAAGATCGTCCGGAAATCTGATTCATGTGAATTTGCACAATTACCGGAGTGTGGAGTAGCTTTCTGGCATCGTGGTGGTGGCTGCGAAATAATCGATACACTTCCATAATCAGAGTTTTGCGTCGAATCGTCGCATGATCGAGCCTCCTGCAACAGTCGGTATATTCGGCCGTTGTTGGGTAGTAACGTAACGTTCTTACGACAGTATTCCGCAAAAAGGATCGGTCGTCATCTGTCAGATTCCCATCGTAGGTCGTCCTTagttcgattaaatttttgtttttccatTCGGAAAATGACAGTTTCGACGTGCACGCCCGATTCGAGCAGATCGCACGAAATTTGATTCGTGAGGCGGCGATCGTTATCTCCAGCTGGGAATCAGTCGCGAACCGTTCGCAAGATGAATGATCTTTTGAAGGAGCTCGAGGCCATGCGAATGACGGGTGCGCCGTTCGAGGAAGGCTTCTGGTCGGCCTGCCTCAATCTTGTCCAAAAAAGTTATGTACCCGAAAAGACGGTTGGTGCCAATCGTCCTTGCGAGGAGAAAGACTACAGAGAGTACAGGCAGATCGTGGACAGGAATTTGCGGAACATTAGATCCATGATCTACCACATTGTTCAGAATTGTAGCCATGGGAATGTGCAAATAGACTTAAACGCATCTACTACTAGAACTTTTACTACTAATTTGTTATTGCTCATCGGTGAACACCATGAGAAAAACATTTGGAACACTGCTGAGTCTGTATCCAATTCAGAGGATCTGTTACACAGTCTCTTAGAGCTATACGGATGTCAGAATCTAACTCAGTTTCTGATAGAGCAGGATAATTTTGTCACAATACTGTTAGCCTTAAGACCTAAACTGATGAAAGACACTTGGAAACATTATCCCGCTGCTGTGGCTTGCTATAAGTGGATTTTACATCAAGTGGAGGTTTGTAGGAACATTCGATACATCTTGCTTTGATTGTATACTAATGCCAAAGTCTCTTTTCTCCAGAAACCAGCTTTATACACTCACATAGGCGATGTTCTTCCAACAG
Coding sequences within:
- the Fsn gene encoding F-box synaptic protein; the encoded protein is MDDIALRTSDHVLEAIFSYLDLHTLRNCALVCKRWNQFLNDENNDAWRIHCIRKLAQEALSSDILSSVPTYKSKLRAFYHAWNPLDCSRNIYINSNGFTLHRNPVAQITDACRGKIGFRHGRHAWEIIWEGPLGTVAVIGIATREAPLLCHGYVALLGSDEHSWGWNLVDNHLLHNGDVQGNYPLLNNAPRYQAGERIRVILDCDDNTLSFEKNYEFLGVAFRGLPDKRLYPSVSAVYGNTEVTMVYLGPPLDG